A region from the Lysobacter sp. BMK333-48F3 genome encodes:
- a CDS encoding PKD domain-containing protein — protein MLLAGSIVALQSATATQRTVQLSEDGVISKRPQAAPSALLATPGNRICEAGAKWIRLGFKQLVLQGYDSLRITSSGGDRYVFQGEHWNDRAFHTRALRGECVTIEPYFGDPDSRYTVESYDAGTQDLNLTTVTVAGAGDICDSSPADCGKTSDLIVAINPTSVFTAGDNAYGSGTLSEYNNLYSPRWGRFKELTRPTPGNHDYNTSGASGYFDYYNGSGQQTGPAGNRSQGYYSYDVGDWHFIALNTMSGGSISSTQLTWLSNDLAANTKPCTAAYFHHPLVSRGNYSGYSSVKPIYDRLYAAKADLVLVGHDHNYQRYGKMDGAGTAKTDGLRQILVGTGGRDFYGLDGSHSLLEKSQDHTFGVLKLTLTASGYTGDFVPVAGKTWTDNFTGTCNKASGGNVPPVANFSASTNGLTANFSDGSTDSDGSIVSRAWAFGDGGTSAATNPSHAYTTAGTYTVSLTVTDNGGATHTASKPVTVTAPGNANPVAAFTFSTSNLTASFTDASTDSDGSIVAREWNFGDGVTSTTTSPAHTYAAAGTFNVTLKVTDDDGASHSITKAVTVSDAPSGNTLSNGVPVTGIAGAKDSQRFWTLQVPAGASNLRFVTSGGSGDADLFVRFGAAPTTSVFDCKSESDSNNETCSIANVQAGTYHVMILGYAAYSGLGLTGSYSAGPSGGTVWSNGGLSTGASAKDGTAAPTGTTWSEVQNNDGNTAESNTNTGYAVSSATYRLADDFVVPSGQSWTLSSVDVYAYKTGSTGSTSPFTAGVLQVWRGRPGDSGSTLLCGSTSGNVLASSTEAKLYRIGNSLYPSPGVDPVTTRKVWRNRLSMPTACAGSGFFTAGSYWLVWGSIDSSAGAHFAPPMTVVGARGRSGANARQYNVDTSSWSSVIDVGTPSSAPDVAQELPFDLNGTVQ, from the coding sequence TTGCTGTTGGCAGGTTCGATCGTCGCCCTGCAGAGCGCCACGGCGACGCAACGCACCGTCCAGCTCAGCGAGGACGGCGTGATCAGCAAGCGCCCGCAGGCCGCGCCATCTGCCTTACTGGCGACGCCGGGCAACCGGATCTGCGAAGCCGGCGCGAAATGGATCCGCCTGGGCTTCAAGCAACTGGTGCTGCAGGGCTACGACTCGCTGCGCATCACCAGTTCCGGCGGCGACCGCTACGTGTTCCAGGGCGAGCACTGGAACGATCGCGCCTTCCATACTCGCGCCTTGCGCGGCGAATGCGTGACCATCGAGCCTTACTTCGGCGATCCCGACAGCCGCTACACCGTCGAGAGTTACGACGCCGGCACCCAGGACCTGAACCTGACCACGGTCACCGTGGCCGGCGCCGGCGACATCTGCGACAGCTCGCCGGCCGATTGCGGCAAGACCTCGGACCTGATCGTCGCGATCAACCCGACCTCGGTGTTCACCGCCGGCGACAACGCCTATGGCAGCGGCACCTTGTCGGAGTACAACAACCTCTACAGTCCGCGCTGGGGCCGCTTCAAGGAGCTGACCCGGCCAACCCCCGGCAATCACGACTACAACACCAGCGGCGCCTCCGGCTATTTCGACTACTACAACGGTTCGGGACAGCAGACCGGTCCCGCCGGCAACCGCAGCCAGGGCTACTACAGCTACGACGTCGGCGACTGGCATTTCATCGCCCTCAACACCATGTCCGGCGGCAGCATCTCTTCGACCCAGCTGACCTGGCTCAGCAACGACCTGGCCGCCAACACCAAACCCTGCACCGCGGCGTACTTCCATCATCCCCTGGTCAGCCGCGGCAACTACAGCGGCTATAGCTCGGTCAAGCCGATCTACGACCGGCTGTACGCGGCCAAGGCCGACCTGGTGCTGGTCGGCCACGACCACAACTACCAGCGCTACGGCAAGATGGACGGCGCCGGCACCGCCAAGACCGACGGCCTGCGCCAGATCCTGGTCGGCACCGGCGGTCGCGACTTCTACGGTCTCGACGGCAGCCATTCGTTGCTGGAAAAGAGTCAGGACCACACCTTCGGGGTGCTCAAGCTGACCCTGACCGCCAGCGGCTACACCGGCGATTTCGTCCCGGTGGCCGGCAAGACCTGGACCGACAACTTCACCGGCACCTGCAACAAGGCCTCGGGCGGAAATGTGCCGCCGGTGGCCAACTTCAGCGCCTCGACCAACGGCCTCACCGCAAACTTCAGCGACGGTTCCACCGACAGCGACGGCAGCATCGTGTCGCGCGCCTGGGCGTTCGGCGACGGCGGCACCTCGGCCGCGACCAACCCCAGCCACGCCTACACCACGGCCGGCACCTATACGGTGTCGCTGACCGTCACCGACAACGGCGGCGCCACCCACACCGCGAGCAAGCCGGTGACCGTGACGGCACCCGGCAACGCCAACCCGGTCGCGGCGTTCACCTTCTCCACCTCGAACCTGACCGCCAGTTTCACCGATGCCTCCACCGACTCCGACGGCAGCATCGTCGCGCGCGAATGGAACTTCGGCGACGGTGTCACCTCGACCACGACCAGCCCCGCGCATACCTACGCGGCCGCGGGCACGTTCAACGTGACCCTCAAGGTGACCGACGACGACGGCGCCAGCCATTCGATCACCAAGGCGGTGACGGTGTCCGACGCGCCCAGCGGCAATACCTTGAGCAATGGCGTGCCGGTGACCGGTATCGCCGGGGCCAAGGACAGCCAGCGGTTCTGGACCCTGCAGGTGCCGGCCGGGGCGAGCAATCTGCGCTTCGTCACCTCCGGCGGCAGCGGCGATGCGGACCTGTTCGTGCGCTTCGGTGCCGCGCCCACGACCTCGGTGTTCGACTGCAAGTCCGAGAGCGACAGCAACAACGAAACCTGCAGCATCGCCAACGTCCAGGCCGGGACCTACCACGTAATGATCCTGGGCTACGCCGCCTACTCCGGCCTGGGCCTGACCGGCAGCTACTCGGCCGGTCCCTCGGGCGGCACGGTGTGGAGCAATGGCGGCCTGAGCACCGGCGCCAGCGCCAAGGACGGCACCGCCGCGCCGACCGGCACGACCTGGAGCGAGGTGCAGAACAACGACGGCAACACCGCCGAGAGCAATACCAACACCGGCTATGCGGTCAGCAGCGCGACCTATCGCCTGGCCGACGATTTCGTCGTGCCCAGCGGACAGAGCTGGACCCTGTCATCGGTCGATGTCTACGCCTACAAGACCGGCTCCACCGGTTCGACCTCACCGTTCACCGCCGGCGTGCTGCAGGTCTGGCGCGGCCGTCCGGGCGATTCGGGCAGCACCTTGCTGTGCGGCAGCACCAGCGGCAACGTGCTGGCCTCTTCGACCGAGGCCAAGCTGTACCGCATCGGCAACAGCCTGTATCCCTCGCCGGGCGTGGACCCGGTCACCACCCGCAAGGTCTGGCGCAATCGCCTGAGCATGCCTACGGCCTGCGCGGGGTCCGGCTTCTTCACCGCCGGCAGCTACTGGCTGGTGTGGGGCAGTATCGACAGCAGCGCCGGCGCGCACTTCGCGCCGCCGATGACCGTGGTCGGTGCGCGCGGCCGCAGCGGCGCCAACGCGCGCCAGTACAACGTCGATACGTCCAGCTGGAGTTCGGTGATCGACGTCGGCACGCCCTCGTCGGCGCCCGACGTGGCCCAGGAACTTCCGTTCGACCTCAACGGCACGGTGCAGTAA
- a CDS encoding metallophosphoesterase, translated as MKLPAFLFRAALAWGLSAPFAAAAQTEPDAAAAAAAAAASFDDGPYLRYAPGEIQARWVCAGRTVERSYAAPGWPVAVPAQCGYAKPVSVRAPAEPAPDTVPGRVARIAALSDVHGQYELLRKLLQSNGIVDRRLDWSYGRGHLVIAGDVFDRGPQVNQVLWLLYGLEQQARAAGGAVHLLIGNHEAMVLANDLRYVNERYQHAAAELGTPYAELYGPDTVLGRWLRSRPTILRIDDLLFVHGGISAAYLDLGLSRADANARYRASLGTPKTVWQQDPALAPLYNGKTSPIWYRGYFNDAALGQAEVEALLARLGVRRIVVGHTSHKQVGSYLDGRVIGIDSSIKNGEYGELLLIERGRMQRATPEGKRLPLQAMARDAETD; from the coding sequence ATGAAACTGCCTGCTTTCCTATTCCGCGCCGCGTTGGCCTGGGGGTTGTCGGCGCCGTTCGCGGCCGCCGCACAAACCGAACCGGACGCCGCCGCGGCCGCCGCGGCAGCGGCGGCATCCTTCGACGACGGACCCTATCTGCGCTACGCGCCGGGCGAGATCCAGGCGCGCTGGGTCTGCGCCGGCCGCACGGTCGAACGTAGCTACGCCGCGCCGGGCTGGCCGGTGGCGGTGCCGGCGCAATGCGGCTACGCCAAGCCGGTGAGCGTGCGGGCGCCGGCCGAGCCCGCGCCGGACACGGTGCCGGGCCGGGTCGCGCGCATCGCCGCCCTGTCCGACGTGCACGGCCAGTACGAGCTGCTGCGCAAGCTGCTGCAGAGCAACGGCATCGTCGACCGCCGGCTCGACTGGAGCTACGGCCGCGGCCATCTGGTGATCGCCGGCGACGTGTTCGACCGCGGTCCCCAGGTCAACCAGGTGCTGTGGCTGCTGTACGGGCTGGAACAGCAGGCGCGCGCGGCCGGCGGCGCGGTGCATCTGCTGATCGGCAACCACGAGGCGATGGTGCTGGCCAACGACCTGCGCTACGTCAACGAGCGCTACCAGCATGCGGCCGCCGAGCTGGGCACGCCCTATGCCGAGCTGTACGGGCCCGACACCGTGCTCGGCCGCTGGCTGCGCAGCCGGCCGACGATCCTGCGCATCGACGACCTGCTGTTCGTCCATGGCGGCATTTCCGCCGCCTACCTCGACCTGGGCCTGAGCCGCGCGGATGCCAACGCGCGCTACCGCGCCTCGCTGGGCACGCCCAAGACCGTCTGGCAGCAGGATCCGGCGTTGGCGCCGCTGTACAACGGCAAGACCAGCCCGATCTGGTATCGCGGCTATTTCAACGACGCCGCGCTGGGCCAGGCCGAGGTCGAGGCGCTGCTCGCCCGGCTCGGCGTGCGCCGCATCGTCGTCGGCCACACCTCGCACAAGCAGGTCGGCAGCTACCTGGATGGCCGGGTGATCGGCATCGACAGCAGCATCAAGAACGGCGAGTACGGCGAGTTGCTGCTGATCGAGCGCGGCCGGATGCAGCGCGCCACGCCCGAGGGCAAGCGCCTGCCCCTGCAGGCGATGGCGCGCGACGCCGAAACGGACTGA
- a CDS encoding FecR domain-containing protein, giving the protein MKTPLLNVIEGGDPSRRQAAAWFARMHADDVAERDRQGWQQWMAADPRHRAAYERIERLWSAAGEHAQHPQIAQRLREAVAPPAAAPKRRSRAGYAWGAAAAAAALALALFVPGLLRRPAPEQSYLTQVGESRTIALDDGSRISMDTDSRLVVAYSDAERRITLLRGRAYFRVAKQARPFLVRSEEGSVRAVGTEFEVYRYGDALEVALVEGRVALLAAPASADAEPTLLAMLDPGQKARFGKRRPLQRLAPAAPGTRPGWLSGKLVFDDRNLAEAVAEFNRYSRRRLVVDGDEAAQLRVSGVFRSDDPHAFAEALQELYPVAVDESAERIRISSRR; this is encoded by the coding sequence GTGAAAACCCCGTTGCTCAACGTGATCGAAGGCGGCGACCCGTCGCGGCGCCAGGCCGCGGCCTGGTTCGCGCGCATGCACGCCGACGACGTCGCCGAACGCGACCGCCAGGGTTGGCAGCAGTGGATGGCGGCCGACCCGCGCCACCGCGCCGCTTACGAGCGCATCGAGCGGCTGTGGTCGGCGGCCGGCGAGCACGCCCAGCATCCGCAGATCGCCCAGCGCCTGCGCGAGGCGGTGGCGCCGCCGGCCGCGGCGCCGAAACGCCGCAGCCGCGCCGGCTACGCCTGGGGCGCGGCCGCGGCCGCCGCCGCGTTGGCGCTGGCCCTGTTCGTGCCCGGCCTGCTGCGCCGGCCGGCGCCGGAGCAGAGCTACCTGACCCAGGTCGGCGAAAGCCGCACCATCGCCCTCGACGATGGTTCGCGGATCAGCATGGACACCGACAGCCGGCTGGTCGTCGCCTATTCCGACGCCGAACGCCGCATCACCCTGTTGCGCGGCCGCGCCTACTTCCGCGTCGCCAAACAGGCGCGGCCGTTCCTGGTCCGCAGCGAAGAAGGCAGCGTGCGCGCGGTCGGCACCGAGTTCGAGGTTTATAGATATGGCGACGCGCTGGAAGTCGCCCTGGTCGAAGGCCGGGTCGCCTTGCTCGCGGCGCCGGCGAGCGCGGACGCGGAACCGACCCTGTTGGCGATGCTCGATCCTGGCCAGAAAGCGCGTTTCGGCAAGCGCCGGCCGCTGCAACGACTGGCGCCGGCGGCCCCCGGCACGCGTCCGGGCTGGCTGTCGGGCAAGCTGGTGTTCGACGACCGCAACCTGGCCGAGGCGGTGGCCGAGTTCAACCGCTACAGCCGGCGCCGCCTGGTCGTGGACGGCGACGAAGCCGCGCAACTGCGGGTCAGCGGCGTGTTCCGCAGCGACGACCCGCACGCCTTCGCCGAGGCCTTGCAGGAGTTGTATCCGGTCGCCGTGGACGAGTCGGCCGAACGGATCCGGATCAGTTCGCGGCGCTGA
- a CDS encoding PepSY-associated TM helix domain-containing protein, with protein sequence MKIRNDIVKVYKDVHIWVGIVAGLMLFVAFYGGAITMFEKPLERWATPPSSLAAPVPLERAPELVSAVLAAHPEAARHYIVLVETAPDTPARVLWRVRGERRGDYTDYGASFGPDGRLQVERIRKTPVAQLVDTLHQHVGLPFPAEVSIPIMGAVSLLYALALVSGLIILLPTLVKDVFALRIGKNIKRMWLDVHNALGLVSLPFHLVMALTCVVFAFHDQFYDAQDRVVYPNGIQWGEEAAEPPPPAGARPLPAAELLRRVNEQLPGFRVYGFSFEQGDDRLEGHVTGLDTRYGTRARTYASTHLDPYTGQVDMHDLPGHLGGWDSAVNTFFMLHFGSYGGNSVRWMYLLLGLAGAMLFYTGNLLWIESRRRKDRGAGPVTQKRSVRVLGALTIGVSLGCVAGISATVAAAKWLPALVQDLALWHEAIYYAVFAAAVAWAFVRGAARAAVELLWVCAAATLAIPLSSLAGLWGIGGTWNHAGTGIVIDLVALAAVPAFALIARHARARARAGHADSVWSARTAGDAAGAVARVSAAN encoded by the coding sequence ATGAAGATCCGCAACGACATCGTCAAGGTCTACAAGGACGTGCACATCTGGGTCGGCATCGTCGCCGGGCTGATGCTGTTCGTCGCTTTCTACGGCGGCGCGATCACCATGTTCGAAAAGCCGCTGGAGCGCTGGGCGACGCCGCCCTCGTCGCTGGCCGCGCCGGTGCCGCTGGAGCGCGCGCCGGAACTGGTGAGCGCGGTGCTGGCCGCGCATCCGGAGGCGGCCAGGCACTACATCGTGCTGGTCGAGACCGCGCCGGACACGCCGGCGCGGGTGCTGTGGCGGGTGCGCGGCGAGCGTCGCGGCGACTACACCGATTACGGCGCCAGCTTCGGTCCCGACGGGCGTCTGCAGGTCGAACGGATCCGCAAGACGCCGGTCGCGCAACTGGTCGACACCCTGCATCAGCACGTCGGCCTGCCGTTTCCGGCCGAGGTCTCGATACCGATCATGGGCGCGGTATCGCTGCTGTACGCGCTGGCCCTGGTGTCGGGCCTGATCATCCTGCTGCCGACCCTGGTCAAGGACGTCTTCGCGCTGCGGATCGGCAAGAACATCAAGCGGATGTGGCTGGACGTGCACAACGCGCTCGGCCTGGTCAGCCTGCCGTTCCATCTGGTGATGGCGCTGACCTGCGTGGTGTTCGCCTTCCACGACCAGTTCTACGATGCGCAGGATCGGGTGGTCTATCCGAACGGCATCCAATGGGGCGAGGAGGCGGCCGAACCGCCGCCGCCGGCCGGGGCCAGGCCGTTGCCGGCGGCGGAACTGCTGCGTCGGGTCAACGAACAGTTGCCCGGCTTCCGCGTCTACGGTTTCAGTTTCGAACAGGGCGACGATCGCCTGGAAGGCCACGTCACCGGCCTGGACACGCGTTACGGCACGCGTGCGCGCACTTACGCCTCGACCCATCTGGACCCTTATACCGGCCAGGTCGACATGCACGACCTGCCGGGCCACCTCGGCGGCTGGGATTCGGCGGTCAATACCTTCTTCATGCTCCACTTCGGCAGTTACGGCGGCAACTCGGTGCGCTGGATGTACCTGCTGCTGGGCCTGGCCGGGGCGATGCTGTTCTACACCGGCAACCTGCTGTGGATCGAATCGCGGCGCAGGAAGGACCGCGGCGCCGGCCCGGTGACGCAGAAACGTTCGGTACGGGTGCTCGGCGCGCTGACGATCGGCGTGTCGCTGGGCTGCGTGGCCGGCATCTCGGCCACGGTCGCCGCGGCCAAGTGGTTGCCGGCCCTGGTGCAGGACCTGGCCCTGTGGCACGAGGCGATCTACTACGCGGTGTTCGCCGCCGCCGTCGCCTGGGCCTTCGTGCGCGGTGCGGCGCGCGCTGCGGTCGAGTTGCTGTGGGTCTGCGCGGCGGCGACGCTGGCGATTCCGCTCTCGAGCCTGGCCGGCCTGTGGGGCATCGGCGGCACCTGGAACCATGCCGGCACCGGCATCGTCATCGACCTGGTCGCGCTGGCCGCGGTGCCGGCGTTCGCGCTGATCGCGCGCCATGCCCGCGCACGCGCGCGCGCCGGCCATGCCGACAGCGTGTGGTCGGCGAGGACGGCGGGCGATGCCGCGGGTGCGGTCGCGCGCGTCAGCGCCGCGAACTGA
- a CDS encoding TonB-dependent receptor: protein MGIVSPQQAEQGSRTQAQYSKPRDSHIATPARAGRRPLASALALALGVALAAAFAPAAAQPAADPAHQYVLPSQPLAAALNQVAAAADAQILIPPDLVRGRSAPALSGRYTVREAVARLLAGSGLSYRVTASGVIAIVAAPKAAPAKPTQPREPQTRADPDPTELETVQVTGSRIKRAEIEGPSPVTVISAEQLEREGHATVFEALDTLVMANGQVETELSGGFSANAHPLNLRGLGPGRSLLLIDGRRAADYPFPYEGRSNFQNFGNIPSGAVDRIEILAGGASAIYGADAVSGVVNVVLKRGYQGDEVKLRAGTSTQGGRDRIDLQWTGGKTGERWGLTYAFQYYNQELLYGFQRDEWDLRAHPGPDPRLGVQPDAGLRIRRGSTSSSSPLIAPPAGTCERWGGEFFRHTYKRISGNAVQSLGDGCGTWRDATYQHLSKGKNELAGYVFGTWDFSDGLQGWASVQAWRSRVESLGGFESVTGPHTDGVGRRGDFYDPQFNAVIAPNRLLTPVDLGGVEPMNQHYRERSLDVAVGLRGKLGERWDWDATFSRADYWFERTRRRMVGNRVNDYFFGPQLGTRSNGVPIYRLNLDRWYRPMTPQEYASISTVAKYEAESWVNTASFVLSGDLFELPAGPVGAAAVLEASSQGYDLSSDPRVQPGVVQLYNLTGTNGGGERDRYAAGAELRIPLHRTLKASLAGRFDKYDDITAVGDAKTWNAGLEWRPFDSLLVRGSYATSFKAPDLHWVFSEGSGSFGTAVDPWRCIAAGANPGCSGYSYNVFSLSEGDPNLEEETGKSWNVGAVWDVADGLALTADYWSIELEGAIERLSPTSILEGEAGCRTGKRLNGQPFAFAPDSGYCRNVTALVTRRAEGSEPIDRVVQVKSAPLNQSYRRVTGIDAGVNWRLKTERYGDFRFDLNWSHTLKSERQVFATDPVESDWRDDPDNLDFRSRLRAGANWHAGDWSSSLFMTRYGSLPKFSGVGRTGVHILWNANLAKRITEQATLKLFVNNLFDNTHPHDETNTSFPYFYDVYNPIGREVAVEYEYRFR from the coding sequence ATGGGGATCGTTTCACCGCAACAGGCGGAGCAGGGCAGTCGGACGCAGGCGCAGTACAGCAAACCCAGGGATTCGCACATCGCAACCCCGGCCCGCGCCGGCCGGCGTCCGCTGGCGAGCGCGCTCGCCCTGGCCTTGGGCGTGGCGCTCGCCGCCGCGTTCGCGCCGGCGGCGGCGCAGCCCGCCGCCGATCCGGCGCACCAGTACGTCCTGCCGAGCCAGCCGCTGGCGGCGGCGCTCAACCAAGTCGCGGCGGCCGCGGACGCGCAGATCCTGATCCCGCCGGACCTGGTGCGCGGGCGCAGCGCGCCGGCGCTGTCGGGACGCTACACCGTGCGCGAAGCGGTGGCGCGGCTGCTCGCCGGCAGCGGCCTGTCGTACCGGGTGACCGCGAGCGGAGTGATCGCGATCGTCGCCGCGCCCAAGGCCGCGCCGGCCAAACCGACCCAGCCGCGCGAGCCGCAGACGCGGGCCGACCCCGACCCGACCGAACTGGAAACGGTGCAGGTCACCGGCTCGCGCATCAAGCGCGCGGAAATCGAAGGCCCCTCGCCGGTGACGGTGATCAGCGCCGAGCAGCTCGAACGCGAAGGCCACGCCACCGTGTTCGAAGCCCTGGATACGCTGGTGATGGCCAACGGCCAGGTCGAGACCGAGCTGTCGGGCGGTTTCTCGGCCAACGCCCATCCGCTGAACCTGCGCGGGCTGGGGCCGGGGCGCTCGTTGCTGCTGATCGACGGCCGCCGCGCCGCCGACTATCCCTTCCCGTACGAGGGCCGCAGCAACTTCCAGAACTTCGGCAACATCCCCTCCGGTGCGGTCGACCGGATCGAGATCCTGGCCGGCGGCGCGTCGGCGATCTACGGCGCCGATGCGGTCTCCGGCGTGGTCAACGTGGTGCTCAAGCGCGGCTACCAGGGCGACGAAGTCAAATTGCGCGCCGGCACCAGCACCCAGGGCGGTCGCGATCGCATCGACCTGCAATGGACCGGCGGCAAGACCGGCGAACGCTGGGGCCTGACCTACGCGTTCCAGTACTACAACCAGGAGCTGCTGTACGGCTTCCAGCGCGACGAGTGGGACCTGCGCGCGCATCCCGGCCCCGATCCGCGCCTGGGCGTGCAGCCCGACGCCGGCCTGCGCATCCGCCGCGGCAGCACCAGTAGCAGCAGCCCGCTGATCGCGCCGCCGGCCGGCACCTGCGAACGCTGGGGCGGCGAGTTCTTCCGCCATACCTACAAGCGCATCAGCGGCAACGCCGTGCAAAGCCTCGGCGACGGCTGCGGCACCTGGCGCGACGCCACCTACCAGCACTTGAGCAAGGGCAAGAACGAGCTCGCCGGCTACGTGTTCGGCACCTGGGACTTCAGCGACGGTCTGCAGGGCTGGGCGTCGGTGCAGGCCTGGCGCTCGCGGGTCGAATCGCTGGGCGGATTCGAGAGCGTCACCGGGCCGCATACCGACGGCGTCGGCCGCCGCGGCGACTTCTACGATCCGCAATTCAATGCGGTGATCGCGCCGAACCGCCTGTTGACCCCGGTCGACCTGGGCGGGGTGGAACCGATGAACCAGCACTACCGCGAGCGCTCGCTCGACGTCGCGGTCGGCCTGCGCGGCAAGCTCGGCGAACGTTGGGACTGGGACGCCACCTTCAGCCGCGCGGACTACTGGTTCGAGCGCACCCGTCGGCGCATGGTCGGCAACCGGGTCAACGACTATTTCTTCGGCCCGCAACTCGGCACCCGGTCCAACGGCGTGCCGATCTACCGGCTCAATCTGGATCGCTGGTACCGGCCGATGACGCCGCAGGAATACGCCTCGATCTCGACCGTGGCCAAGTACGAGGCCGAGTCCTGGGTCAACACCGCCAGCTTCGTGCTGAGCGGCGATCTGTTCGAACTGCCGGCCGGCCCGGTCGGCGCGGCCGCGGTGCTGGAAGCCAGTTCGCAGGGCTACGACCTGTCCAGCGACCCGCGCGTGCAGCCCGGCGTGGTCCAGCTGTACAACCTGACCGGCACCAACGGCGGCGGCGAACGCGACCGCTACGCTGCCGGCGCGGAGCTGCGCATTCCGCTCCACCGCACGCTCAAGGCCAGCCTGGCCGGCCGCTTCGACAAGTACGACGACATCACCGCGGTCGGCGACGCCAAGACCTGGAACGCCGGCCTGGAATGGCGTCCGTTCGACAGCCTGCTGGTGCGCGGCAGCTACGCCACCAGCTTCAAGGCGCCGGACCTGCATTGGGTGTTCAGCGAAGGCAGCGGCAGTTTCGGCACCGCGGTCGATCCCTGGCGCTGCATCGCCGCGGGCGCCAACCCGGGGTGCTCGGGCTACAGCTACAACGTCTTCAGCCTCAGCGAGGGCGATCCGAACCTGGAAGAGGAAACCGGCAAGTCCTGGAACGTCGGCGCGGTCTGGGACGTCGCCGACGGCCTGGCCCTGACCGCCGACTACTGGAGCATCGAACTGGAAGGCGCGATCGAGCGCCTCAGCCCGACCAGCATCCTCGAAGGCGAGGCCGGCTGCCGCACCGGCAAGCGGCTCAACGGCCAGCCGTTCGCGTTCGCGCCGGACTCGGGCTATTGCCGCAACGTCACCGCCCTGGTGACCCGGCGCGCCGAAGGCAGCGAGCCGATCGACCGCGTAGTCCAGGTCAAGTCGGCGCCGCTCAACCAGTCCTACCGACGCGTCACCGGCATCGACGCCGGGGTCAACTGGCGGCTCAAGACCGAGCGCTACGGCGACTTCCGCTTCGACCTGAACTGGTCGCACACGCTCAAGTCCGAGCGCCAGGTGTTCGCCACCGACCCGGTCGAAAGCGATTGGCGCGACGACCCGGACAATCTCGACTTCCGCAGCCGGCTGCGCGCCGGCGCCAACTGGCACGCGGGCGACTGGTCGTCGAGCCTGTTCATGACCCGCTACGGCAGCCTGCCCAAGTTCAGCGGCGTCGGCCGCACCGGCGTGCACATCCTGTGGAACGCGAACCTGGCCAAGCGCATCACCGAACAGGCGACCTTGAAGCTGTTCGTCAACAACCTGTTCGACAACACCCACCCGCACGACGAGACCAACACCAGCTTCCCGTACTTCTACGACGTGTACAACCCGATCGGCCGCGAGGTCGCGGTCGAGTACGAGTACCGCTTCCGCTGA
- a CDS encoding FKBP-type peptidyl-prolyl cis-trans isomerase, with translation MNRAAHALALCLLVLPAACGSDTRPAASAAKAATLALDGPRDKVSYMVGLDLAKRIGPIEDEVDIDTVVAALRAAHAGAPAQLDDKQIAAIRSEFVAHLQAKRDAAQKALAQKNRSEGERYLADNARRDGVATTASGLQYRIERGGRGTAPSAASTVRVNYVGRLLDGREFESTYATDHPAEFPLNRIMPGLREGLMLMAPGAKSRLWIPAALAYGEAGVPGQIEPNATLVFDVELLEVAR, from the coding sequence ATGAACCGCGCCGCCCACGCCCTAGCCCTGTGCCTGCTGGTCCTGCCGGCCGCCTGCGGTTCCGACACCCGGCCCGCGGCCAGCGCGGCCAAGGCCGCTACGCTGGCGCTGGACGGGCCGCGCGACAAAGTCAGCTACATGGTCGGCCTGGATCTGGCCAAGCGGATCGGGCCGATCGAGGACGAGGTCGACATCGACACCGTCGTCGCTGCGCTGCGCGCCGCTCACGCCGGCGCGCCGGCCCAGCTCGACGACAAGCAGATCGCCGCGATCCGCAGCGAGTTCGTCGCCCACCTGCAGGCCAAGCGCGACGCCGCGCAGAAGGCGTTGGCGCAGAAGAACCGCAGCGAAGGCGAACGCTATCTGGCCGACAACGCGCGCCGCGACGGCGTCGCCACCACCGCTTCCGGCCTGCAGTACCGCATCGAACGCGGCGGCCGCGGCACGGCGCCTTCGGCCGCCAGCACCGTACGGGTGAACTACGTCGGCCGCCTGCTCGACGGCCGCGAATTCGAAAGCACCTACGCCACCGACCATCCGGCCGAGTTTCCGCTCAACCGGATCATGCCCGGCCTGCGCGAAGGCCTGATGCTGATGGCGCCGGGCGCGAAGAGCCGGCTGTGGATTCCGGCCGCGCTGGCCTACGGCGAGGCCGGCGTGCCCGGGCAGATCGAGCCCAACGCGACCCTGGTATTCGACGTGGAACTGCTCGAGGTGGCGCGCTGA
- a CDS encoding RNA polymerase sigma factor: MNNSEAGDAPEAGAAPGAADLPLLAARYRPALVRYFTRHLPSADDAEDLAQEALVRLVRMPSLDGVSNVEAFLLQIASNLLRDHFRRDKSHQVQHHVSIDEVARDWPSEDPHGECVYEGNRRLQSFLAALDELPPRCRQVFLLQRYEGLTYSAIAKRLQISVSAVEKNMMRALLHFDARLGEA; encoded by the coding sequence ATGAACAACAGCGAAGCCGGCGACGCGCCGGAAGCTGGCGCTGCGCCCGGCGCCGCCGACCTGCCCTTGCTGGCGGCGCGCTATCGGCCGGCGCTGGTGCGCTACTTTACCCGCCACCTGCCCAGCGCCGACGACGCCGAGGACCTGGCCCAGGAGGCGCTGGTCCGGCTGGTGCGGATGCCGTCGCTGGATGGAGTGAGCAACGTCGAAGCGTTCCTGCTGCAGATCGCCTCGAACCTGCTGCGCGACCACTTCCGCCGCGACAAGAGCCACCAGGTGCAGCATCACGTCTCGATCGACGAGGTGGCGCGCGACTGGCCGAGTGAGGATCCGCACGGCGAGTGCGTCTACGAAGGCAACCGTCGCCTGCAGTCGTTCCTGGCCGCGTTGGACGAACTGCCGCCGCGTTGCCGCCAGGTATTCCTGCTGCAGCGTTACGAAGGCCTGACCTACAGCGCCATCGCCAAACGTTTGCAGATCAGTGTCAGCGCAGTGGAGAAGAACATGATGCGCGCGTTGCTGCATTTCGACGCCCGTCTGGGAGAAGCGTGA